A window from Primulina huaijiensis isolate GDHJ02 chromosome 11, ASM1229523v2, whole genome shotgun sequence encodes these proteins:
- the LOC140988823 gene encoding squalene synthase-like has translation MGSLRAILQHPDDLYPLVKLKLAARNAEKQIPSEPHWGFCYSMLHKVSRSFALVIQQLDTDLRDAICIFYLVLRALDTVEDDTSIATEVKVPILMSFHRHIYDREWHFSCGTKDYKVLMDEFHHLTTAFLELGSSYQEAIEDITLRMGAGMAKFICKEVETVDDYDEYCHYVAGLVGLGLSKLFHASGKEDLASDALSNSMGLFLQKTNIIRDYLEDINEIPKSRMFWPRQIWNKYVNKLEDLKYEDNSVKAVECLNDMVTNALSHVEDCLKYMSALRDPAIFRFCAIPQVMAIGTLALCYNNIQVFRGVVKMRRGLTAKVIDRTKAMPDVYGAFYDFSRMLKFKIDDNDPNARKTKDNLEVILKICRDSGTINERKSYVIQSKPQYNTATFVIIFIALAILVSYLSATRATAV, from the exons ATGGGGAGTCTGCGTGCAATTTTGCAGCATCCGGACGATTTATATCCGTTGGTGAAGCTGAAGTTGGCGGCTAGGAATGCGGAGAAGCAGATTCCGTCGGAGCCGCACTGGGGATTTTGCTACTCTATGCTTCACAAAGTTTCGAGGAGTTTTGCTCTCGTTATTCAGCAGCTAGATACCGATCTTCGTGATGCA ATATGCATCTTCTATTTGGTTCTCCGAGCTCTTGATACTGTTG AGGATGATACGAGCATAGCAACAGAGGTTAAAGTACCGATTTTGATGTCTTTTCACCGTCATATATATGACCGTGAATGGCATTTTTCAT GTGGGACTAAGGACTACAAGGTTCTCATGGATGAGTTCCATCATCTAACGACGGCCTTCCTGGAGCTTGGAAGCAG TTATCAAGAGGCTATTGAGGATATTACCTTGAGAATGGGTGCAGGAATGGCAAAATTTATATGCAAGGAG GTAGAAACAGTAGATGATTATGATGAATATTGTCACTATGTGGCTGGACTTGTTGGATTAGGATTGTCAAAGCTTTTCCATGCTTCAGGAAAAGAAGATCTTGCGTCAGATGCTCTCTCGAACTCAATGGGTTTATTTCTTCAG AAAACAAATATTATCAGGGATTATCTGGAGGATATCAATGAGATTCCCAAATCAAGAATGTTTTGGCCTCGCCAAATTTGGAATAAATATGTTAACAAACTCGAG GATTTAAAATATGAAGACAATTCAGTTAAGGCAGTAGAGTGCCTGAATGACATGGTCACAAATGCTTTATCACATGTTGAAGACTGCCTGAAGTACATGTCTGCTTTGCGGGATCCAGCAATCTTCCGATTTTGTGCAATTCCACAG GTAATGGCAATAGGGACTCTTGCTTTGTGCTACAACAACATTCAAGTATTCAGAGGTGTTGTGAAAATGAGACGTG GTCTTACTGCCAAAGTTATTGACCGAACTAAGGCCATGCCAGATGTGTATGGAGCCTTTTATGATTTCTCTCGTATGCTAAAATTTAAG ATTGATGACAATGATCCTAATGCTAGAAAGACAAAAGACAACTTAGAAGTGATCTTGAAAATATGCAGGGATTCGGGAACCATAAACGAAAG GAAATCTTACGTGATCCAGAGCAAGCCCCAATATAATACTGCTACG TTTGTTATCATCTTTATCGCACTGGCCATTCTTGTATCATACTTATCTGCAACTCGAGCTACTGCTGTCT GA
- the LOC140987747 gene encoding protein DETOXIFICATION 46, chloroplastic-like, with amino-acid sequence MHKVLIPYFIALCLTPSTHRLEGKLLAGRDLKFISMSMSGILCLGILLLLIVRNSGYSLTGCWFALVAFQWSRFLVALLRLTTPAGVLHSEDTSQRGENCVNWTSIAQRAHRYPSS; translated from the exons ATGCACAAGGTATTGATCCCTTACTTCATTGCGCTATGTCTCACACCCAGTACTCATCGCCTTGAAGGTAAATTGTTG GCGGGACGAGACTTGAAGTTCATCAGCATGTCTATGAGTGGAATCCTTTGTTTAGGGATTCTTCTTCTACTG ATTGTGCGCAATAGCGGCTACAGTTTAACTGGGTGTTGGTTTGCACTCGTTGCATTTCAATGG TCTCGGTTTCTTGTTGCCCTCCTCAGGCTTACCACACCAGCGGGCGTGCTTCATTCAGAAGATACGAGTCAACGAGGTGAAAACTGCGTAAATTGGACGTCAATAGCCCAACGTGCACATCGATACCCGAGTTCTTGA